The Exiguobacterium mexicanum genome includes a window with the following:
- a CDS encoding sodium-dependent transporter — MAQNSFASKIGFILAAAGSAIGLGAIWKFPYVTGTSGGGAFLLMFLAFTLLLGLPLLIGEFIVGRSTQKTALLAFKKLGHGRWTIVGYLGVIACFLLLSFYSVIGGWVLIYVGLGLSGTLNGRSPDEFGAVFGDVVSSPGIAVFGQFLFLLITLLIVLKGVEAGIERMSKILMPLLFFSFIVLVIRSLTLDGAMEGVRFFLQPDFSALTGESVLFALGQAFFSLSLGVAAMLTYASYIKTKGTLNRSANMIVLLNIAVSLLAGLAIFPAVFASGLDPAEGPALLFVVLPAVFNQVPLGGFFMVLFFLLFTFASITSSIAMLEVVVAGVTDRLNEKKQTMSKRNVTLLSAAIVFAVGIPSALSFGVMSEMQFLNGRTFFDSMDYIVSYVLMPVGALLTSIFVGYVVDQRILKEEIQTSDVGVKLYPVWRFLIRYIIPVTVAVVMVTTWVTV, encoded by the coding sequence ATGGCGCAAAACTCGTTCGCCTCAAAAATTGGATTCATCTTAGCGGCCGCAGGGTCAGCGATTGGTCTCGGTGCGATCTGGAAATTTCCGTATGTCACCGGCACAAGTGGAGGCGGCGCCTTTTTGCTCATGTTTTTAGCGTTTACGCTCTTACTCGGTCTCCCGTTATTGATCGGTGAGTTCATCGTCGGACGCTCGACACAAAAAACGGCACTGCTCGCATTCAAAAAATTAGGACACGGCCGTTGGACGATCGTCGGTTACCTTGGTGTCATCGCATGTTTCTTATTGCTCTCATTCTACAGTGTCATCGGTGGTTGGGTCTTAATCTATGTCGGTCTCGGCTTGAGCGGGACATTGAACGGCCGATCGCCTGACGAATTTGGTGCCGTCTTCGGAGATGTCGTCTCGTCACCAGGCATCGCCGTGTTCGGTCAATTCTTATTCTTATTGATCACGCTCTTAATCGTGCTAAAAGGCGTCGAAGCTGGAATCGAGCGGATGAGCAAGATCTTGATGCCGCTCCTGTTCTTCAGTTTCATCGTCCTCGTCATCCGCTCATTGACGCTCGACGGGGCGATGGAAGGGGTTCGCTTCTTCTTGCAGCCTGACTTCTCTGCCTTGACGGGGGAATCGGTCTTGTTCGCCCTCGGTCAAGCGTTCTTCTCGCTATCACTCGGGGTTGCGGCCATGTTGACGTATGCGTCCTACATTAAAACGAAAGGCACGCTCAATCGCTCGGCGAACATGATTGTTCTATTGAACATCGCCGTCTCGCTGTTGGCGGGTCTCGCGATTTTCCCGGCCGTGTTCGCATCAGGTCTCGACCCGGCTGAAGGCCCGGCGCTTCTCTTCGTCGTCTTGCCGGCCGTCTTCAATCAAGTCCCGCTCGGTGGTTTCTTCATGGTATTGTTCTTCTTGCTGTTCACGTTCGCCTCGATCACGTCATCGATTGCGATGCTTGAAGTCGTCGTCGCCGGTGTGACCGACCGACTGAACGAAAAGAAACAGACGATGTCGAAACGGAACGTCACACTCTTGTCAGCAGCGATCGTTTTTGCGGTCGGTATCCCTTCGGCCCTCTCGTTCGGAGTGATGAGCGAGATGCAGTTCTTGAACGGTCGTACGTTCTTCGATTCGATGGACTATATCGTCAGCTATGTCTTGATGCCGGTCGGTGCGCTCTTGACATCGATTTTCGTCGGGTATGTCGTTGATCAACGCATTCTTAAAGAAGAGATTCAAACGTCGGATGTCGGTGTGAAGCTGTATCCAGTGTGGCGCTTCCTTATTCGC
- a CDS encoding diacylglycerol/lipid kinase family protein, with translation MRAMIISNPTSGASETMLGEVVGTVESLYDEILIRKTLGQGDAARFAEASGSFEHLIVIGGDGTLHEVVNGLMSLPKDERPTVGLVPGGTCNDFARALDLPVEPIEAARLFKMSHVQPVDVMRVNDRYGLNFIGVGLIADASRQIDPLQKESLGSIGYFLATIRQFRELDPFDVRIEQDGEVVHDGPISFLYVGNGAYLGTVPTKLPTQSFTDGLVEVVHSSAIGFPMIRQLLTQQLGLEHSSPEWVHLQMSQLTVHLSESQIIDVDGEHFEADRLHIDVLPRELTFLVPSH, from the coding sequence ATGAGAGCAATGATTATCTCGAATCCAACATCCGGTGCAAGTGAAACGATGCTCGGTGAGGTTGTCGGGACGGTCGAATCCTTGTATGACGAGATTCTGATTCGAAAGACGCTCGGACAAGGAGATGCTGCCCGCTTTGCCGAGGCGAGTGGGTCGTTCGAGCATTTAATCGTCATCGGTGGGGACGGGACCCTGCATGAGGTCGTGAACGGCCTCATGTCACTTCCGAAGGACGAGCGGCCGACGGTCGGCCTCGTCCCCGGTGGTACGTGCAACGACTTTGCCCGTGCGCTCGATTTACCAGTCGAACCGATTGAGGCGGCCCGGTTATTTAAGATGAGTCATGTCCAGCCCGTCGACGTCATGCGGGTCAATGATCGATATGGCCTCAATTTTATTGGGGTCGGCCTGATCGCCGACGCATCGCGACAAATCGATCCGCTCCAAAAAGAATCACTCGGATCCATCGGGTATTTTTTAGCGACAATCCGGCAGTTTCGTGAACTCGACCCGTTCGACGTCCGCATCGAGCAGGACGGAGAAGTCGTCCATGATGGGCCGATCAGTTTTTTGTACGTCGGAAACGGGGCATATCTTGGTACGGTACCGACAAAGTTACCGACCCAATCGTTCACCGACGGACTCGTCGAAGTCGTGCACAGCTCGGCCATCGGCTTTCCAATGATTCGGCAACTGCTTACGCAACAACTCGGACTCGAACATTCGTCGCCGGAGTGGGTCCATCTACAGATGTCTCAACTGACCGTCCATTTGAGCGAATCACAGATTATCGACGTCGATGGGGAACATTTTGAGGCGGACCGATTACACATCGACGTCTTGCCAAGGGAACTGACATTCCTAGTGCCATCCCACTAA
- a CDS encoding ABC transporter permease/substrate-binding protein, producing the protein MLETFQNRRGELVEALIEHLQLSVVSLLIAVLIAVPLGIWLTRRKKVAETAIGVTAIIQTIPSLALLGLMIPLVGIGALPATIALVLYALLPILRNTFTGLNEVDKSLIEAARACGMKPNQSLMKVELPLALPVIMAGIRTAMVLIVGTATLAALVGAGGLGTLILLGINRNDNYLILLGAIPAAILALLFDFLLRQMEGATATRNKTKLIAVSTVLALIVAAPLALGRTQQTDLVVAGKLGPEPEILMNMYKLLIEEETDLTVSVRPNFGETTFVWGALQSGDVDIYPEFTGTVLASLVKETPNSNDAREVYEQARDALADDGYALLEPMQFNNTYAIAIPRDYAEEEGITSISDLRNVQTDIKAGFTLEFTDREDGYPGLQQAYGLDFPSVVSMEQKLRYRAIARGDVNLVDAYATDPDIAENDLLVLEDDQQFFPPYQGAPLLKQETLDEHPEIEDALNQLAGKITDEEMSELNRRVAYGNERAYDVAQDFLEQEGLL; encoded by the coding sequence ATGCTTGAGACATTCCAAAACCGACGAGGGGAACTCGTCGAGGCGCTCATCGAGCACTTGCAGCTCTCCGTCGTCTCCTTATTGATCGCGGTCTTGATTGCCGTCCCGCTCGGTATTTGGTTGACGCGCCGTAAAAAAGTGGCCGAGACCGCCATCGGTGTCACTGCCATCATTCAAACGATTCCTTCTTTGGCGCTCCTCGGACTGATGATTCCACTTGTTGGGATTGGCGCCTTGCCGGCGACGATTGCCCTCGTGTTGTACGCCTTACTCCCAATTTTACGAAACACGTTCACCGGACTGAACGAGGTCGACAAATCGCTCATCGAAGCGGCACGAGCTTGCGGCATGAAGCCGAACCAGAGCTTGATGAAAGTCGAGCTCCCGCTCGCCTTGCCAGTCATTATGGCCGGGATTCGGACGGCGATGGTTCTCATCGTCGGGACGGCGACGCTCGCTGCCCTCGTTGGAGCAGGTGGGCTCGGGACGTTGATTCTTCTAGGAATCAACCGGAATGACAACTACTTGATTTTACTCGGCGCCATCCCGGCCGCCATCCTTGCTCTTTTGTTCGATTTCCTGCTCCGACAAATGGAAGGCGCGACAGCTACGCGGAATAAGACAAAATTGATTGCTGTCTCTACCGTCTTGGCGTTAATCGTCGCGGCACCGCTCGCGCTCGGTCGCACGCAACAGACCGATCTCGTCGTCGCCGGAAAACTTGGACCAGAGCCTGAAATTTTAATGAACATGTATAAATTATTGATCGAGGAAGAGACTGATTTGACTGTTTCTGTCCGACCAAACTTTGGCGAGACGACATTCGTCTGGGGTGCGCTCCAATCTGGTGATGTCGATATTTACCCAGAATTCACAGGGACGGTACTCGCCAGTCTCGTGAAAGAGACACCGAACTCAAATGACGCTCGCGAAGTGTATGAACAGGCTCGTGATGCGCTGGCAGACGACGGCTATGCCTTGCTTGAGCCGATGCAGTTCAACAACACATATGCCATCGCCATCCCACGCGACTACGCCGAAGAGGAAGGCATCACATCGATTTCTGATTTACGAAACGTGCAAACGGACATTAAAGCCGGCTTCACGCTCGAGTTTACGGACCGGGAAGACGGATACCCTGGACTTCAGCAAGCCTACGGTCTCGACTTTCCGTCGGTCGTCTCGATGGAACAGAAACTCCGTTACCGCGCCATCGCTCGTGGTGACGTCAACCTTGTCGATGCATACGCGACGGACCCGGATATCGCCGAGAATGATTTGCTCGTCCTTGAAGATGATCAACAGTTCTTCCCGCCATATCAAGGGGCACCGTTGCTCAAGCAAGAGACATTAGACGAGCACCCTGAAATCGAGGACGCGCTCAATCAATTGGCTGGTAAAATTACAGATGAAGAAATGTCTGAACTCAACCGCCGCGTCGCGTATGGGAATGAGCGTGCTTATGACGTCGCACAAGACTTCTTGGAGCAGGAAGGTCTCCTATGA
- a CDS encoding ABC transporter ATP-binding protein: protein MIEFQNVSKRYEDGTLAVKDLDLTVRRGEIFVLIGPSGCGKTTTMKMVNRLIDHTDGKILIDGKEIYQFDIYELRRNIGYVLQQIALFPHLTVEENISVVPELLKWPKQKTKDRVTELMEIAGLDPVLRAKKPTELSGGQQQRVGVLRALAADPDVILMDEPFSALDPISRGQLQDDIKRLNDELGKTILFVTHDMQEAMKLGDRIALMRDGELVVVGTPDEIRASTDPFVLDFTQRGRGEVDA from the coding sequence TTGATAGAATTCCAAAATGTATCTAAGCGTTACGAAGACGGGACGTTAGCCGTCAAAGATTTGGATTTAACAGTACGAAGAGGCGAGATTTTTGTCTTGATCGGCCCATCAGGGTGTGGCAAGACGACAACCATGAAAATGGTGAATCGACTGATCGATCATACCGACGGGAAAATTTTGATTGATGGGAAAGAGATTTACCAATTCGATATTTATGAGTTACGCCGCAATATCGGTTATGTACTTCAACAAATTGCCTTATTCCCTCATTTAACGGTCGAAGAAAATATTTCTGTCGTTCCTGAACTATTGAAGTGGCCAAAGCAAAAGACGAAAGACCGCGTGACCGAACTCATGGAAATCGCCGGATTAGATCCCGTCTTGCGGGCTAAAAAGCCGACCGAGCTATCCGGTGGACAACAGCAACGCGTTGGGGTGCTCCGTGCGCTCGCCGCCGATCCTGACGTCATCTTGATGGATGAGCCGTTCTCGGCACTCGACCCAATCAGCCGGGGCCAACTCCAAGACGATATTAAACGCTTGAACGATGAACTTGGGAAAACGATTTTGTTTGTGACCCACGACATGCAGGAAGCGATGAAACTCGGAGACCGTATCGCGTTGATGCGTGACGGCGAATTGGTCGTCGTCGGGACACCAGACGAAATCAGAGCGAGCACGGACCCGTTCGTCCTCGACTTTACACAACGCGGAAGAGGTGAGGTTGATGCTTGA
- a CDS encoding 3D domain-containing protein → MHSLKYIIAILFAAVGTFVFAANADAAQIGIGTEQKIVQNPLELERQAIELERQQEIERKKRLAEEKRLAEEKRLAEEKRLAEEKAKREEAEREAKAKAERLEEEKRVAAEKARQEEAKRQAAAKTEKKQQAASSATVTPVSTQGRVIQAESTAYTNDAADNGSYGGRVLTATGHDVTDSIYYNGMRIIAVDPSVIPLGTVVQIDGIGQAIALDTGGRIKGNIVDLLVDTKSEAINWGRRHITITLP, encoded by the coding sequence ATGCATTCCTTAAAATATATAATCGCGATTTTATTTGCCGCTGTTGGAACATTCGTGTTTGCTGCGAATGCCGATGCCGCCCAAATTGGAATCGGGACTGAACAGAAAATTGTCCAAAACCCACTTGAATTAGAACGTCAGGCCATTGAGTTGGAGCGCCAACAAGAAATCGAACGTAAGAAACGTCTTGCCGAAGAGAAACGGCTCGCTGAAGAAAAACGTTTAGCCGAAGAAAAGCGCTTGGCAGAAGAGAAAGCCAAACGTGAAGAGGCCGAGCGTGAAGCGAAAGCGAAAGCAGAACGTTTGGAAGAAGAAAAGCGCGTCGCTGCCGAAAAGGCACGACAAGAAGAAGCGAAACGCCAAGCCGCAGCAAAAACCGAGAAGAAGCAACAAGCGGCATCGAGTGCGACCGTGACACCTGTCTCGACACAAGGACGTGTCATTCAAGCCGAGTCAACGGCCTACACGAACGATGCAGCTGACAACGGTTCTTACGGGGGGCGCGTCTTGACGGCGACAGGCCATGACGTGACAGACTCGATTTATTATAACGGCATGCGTATCATCGCAGTCGACCCATCTGTCATCCCGCTCGGTACGGTCGTTCAAATCGACGGCATCGGCCAAGCGATCGCCCTTGATACAGGAGGACGCATTAAAGGGAACATCGTCGATTTACTCGTCGACACGAAGAGCGAGGCCATCAATTGGGGTCGTCGTCATATCACAATCACATTGCCATAA